One Cricetulus griseus strain 17A/GY chromosome 5, alternate assembly CriGri-PICRH-1.0, whole genome shotgun sequence genomic window carries:
- the LOC100769498 gene encoding zinc finger protein 791: MHKMEPVTFEDVAVNFTSGEWALLDSSQKKLYRDVMKETFLNLMSIEKGLEQNIEEHYKDFCRNLRTQLVEKDGGYEYNSQCDDNLQTISKNMVNEDMPPAIGNESKLHVRNIIDHSSSLVYLRNQTRGKPSQCKEASRHQKHWKNVSHSESLQVHETFPREKSYKNQQCREGSRSLSSNQPHKRTQCGDKLNGKIFNRHTYSSKDDGIHTEVKSFVHNHNEEAFNDSSDLIIPEKSHIGEKKYICKQCGKTFKYASCFEKHKITHTGEKPYACKHCGKTFTSSSWCNTHERGHNGEKPYMCKHCGKTFRSSSYCNIHERIHTGEKPYACKHCGKTFAILRSRNSHEKNHTGEKMHACKCCGKNFNSPTSCSIHERIHTGEKPYTCKHCGKTFASLTGCITHERNHTGEKPYTCKHCGKAFNNSSYRNVHERIHTGEKPYACKHCGKTFVILGSLITHERSHTGEKPFTCQHCGKSFSQASYRNIHERIHTGEQPYECKYCGKTFAISSSRNTHEKIHTGEKPYTCKHCGKAFISSIWCNAHERSHTGEKPYACKHCGKMFAILSSRNTHEKLHTGEKPYTCKHCGKAFTSSGYRNKHERGHTGEKP; the protein is encoded by the exons ATGCACAAAATG GAGCCAGTGACCTTTGAGGATGTGGCTGTGAACTTCACCTCAGGAGAGTGGGCTTTGTTAGATTCCAGTCAAAAGAAGCTCTACAGAGATGTAATGAAGGAGACATTTTTGAACCTTATGTCCATAG AAAAAGGACTAGAACAAAATATTGAAGAGCACTACAAAGATTTCTGCAGAAATCTGAG AACTCAGTTGGTTGAGAAAGATGGGGGATATGAATATAATAGTCAGTGTGATGACAATCTTCAAACAATTTCAAAGAATATGGTTAATGAAGACATGCCTCCTGCAATAGGAAATGAAAGCAAGTTGCATGTAAGAAACATCATTGATCATTCATCCTCACTTGTGTATCTCAGAAACCAAACTAGAGGGAAACCATCACAATGTAAAGAAGCTTCTAGACATCAGAAACATTGGAAAAATGTCAGTCACTCTGAATCACTTCAGGTACATGAAACTTTTCCTAGAGAGAAATCTTATAAGAATCAGCAATGTAGGGAAGGCTCTAGGAGCCTCTCTTCTAATCAGCCTCACAAGAGAACACAATGTGGAGATAAGCtcaatgggaaaatatttaacagacatacatatagCTCAAAAGATGATGGAATCCATACAGAAGTGAAATCATTTGTTCATAACCACAATGAAGAAGCCTTCAATGATTCCAGTGACCTAATCATCCCTGAAAAAAGTCATATTGGAgagaaaaaatacatttgtaaGCAATGtgggaaaacatttaaatatgctTCCTGTtttgagaaacataaaataactcacactggagagaaaccttatgcaTGTAAGCACTGTGGAAAAACCTTCACCAGTTCTAGTTGGTGCAACACTCATGAGAGGGGTCATAATGGAGAAAAGCCTTACATGTGTAAGCACTGTGGCAAAACCTTCAGAAGTTCCAGTTATTGTAACATTCATgaaagaattcacactggagagaaaccttatgcgTGTAAGCACTGTGGGAAAACCTTTGCCATTTTGAGGTCTCGTAACAGTCATGAGAAAAATCACACTGGAGAGAAGATGCATGCATGTAAGTGTTGTGGAAAAAACTTCAACAGTCCCACTTCTTGTAGCATTCATgaaagaattcacactggagagaaaccttatacATGTAAGCACTGTGGCAAAACCTTTGCCAGTTTGACTGGGTGTATCACTCATGAAAGAaatcacactggagagaagccttacacATGTAAGcattgtgggaaagccttcaaCAATTCTAGTTATCGTAATGTGCatgaaagaattcatactggagagaaaccttatgcaTGCAAGCACTGTGGCAAAACCTTTGTCATTTTGGGTTCTCTTATCACTCATGAAAGaagtcacactggagagaagcctttcACATGTCAGCATTGTGGAAAATCCTTCTCACAAGCCAGTTATCGGAACATTCATgaaagaattcacactggagagcAACCTTATGAATGTAAGTACTGTGGCAAAACTTTTGCCATTTCGAGTTCTCGTAATACTCATGAGAAAATTCACACCGGAGAGAAGCCTTATACATGTAAGCATTGTGGAAAAGCCTTCATCAGTTCTATTTGGTGTAATGCTCATGAAAGGagtcacactggagagaaaccatatgcaTGTAAGCACTGTGGGAAAATGTTTGCTATTTTGAGTTCACGTAATACTCATGAAAAacttcacactggagagaagccgtATACATGTAAGCATTGTGGCAAAGCCTTCACGAGTTCTGGTTATCGTAACAAGCATGAAAGGggtcacactggagagaagccttaa